The window tccttgcCCTCGGTGTAGTCATTCCCGTCTCCAATATCGAGAACAAAGCCTGGGCGTACTTGGCTCGTAACACCTCCACTTCCTGGGTTGACTTCAAAGCCCCGGTGCTCACCAACGATAGTATGCAGTACAGCGCAACGCTGGCATGAAACACACGGCCAATGACAAGAAACTCCTCCCTGCTGGCAAATACTGACTTTTCCAGATTTGACGTCCAGTCCTCTGGGGAAAAGAGCTCTATCTggccgaggatgccgagggcGGCTTGCTTTGTTTTCGGGTGGGATGGCTCTCGAGCGCGTAGCTCGTTGATGAGGATTAATTTGATAAAGAGGGGCGTTGGACAGGACATGGGGGGGAAGTAGACTTCGGTGTAGTAATCCTCCGTCaggcggagggtggtgacTGTGTCGGCGATTTGAAACTGGTTGTCGggggggctggtggtgttggctaGTACCgcggtgctgttggtggtgttagtaggagtttggggaaagggggacgGGATGAAcggacatcatcaaccctaCCAGACTCGGCCTCATCTGATCACACCGGTCTATTATCTCCAGAAACCCGCCGTGAAACTCCAGCAGGGTCATGAACCCGTCCACGTGCGTCCTCCAAGATGGGGTCATGGATTGTTGGAGGAACGCAAAGAGGAAGGCGTACACGCTTACGACGGCTTCAAGACCGCGGCGGGTTTCTTCAGCGTCGAGTAATTCGTGAATGGCACGGATGGAGAtgccgcggtggtggtaaaATCTTGGCAAGATGGGCTTCACCAGGTCGATTTCGGGACAGCAGTCGGACATTTGCATGATtcggtggttgatggtgactgAAACCAGCGTGTGGAGGATAGACAGCGGGATGTCTTCTACCGTCAACATCGGAAAAACAAACTGGCTCGGGCCGAGCTGGTGGGACTGGAGGTCGGGATAGATCCGGGCGTTGTCTAGATCACGGCAGTTAGCTCCCGGAGCCCACAACACTGGGGAACATCCCAGTCCAACCCACAATACAACATAGCCTCAATAATATCAAACATTTCCGGCCGGAGAGTAGGAGTGATAGGTGGAGTTGCCGGGTGATTGCGGTGGCGCTTCTGGGACTCGGGGGGCGTGAGAGGAGCCTGTCTCTTTGGACTAGGACACGACACTTGCGGCCGGAGAGATGGTAAACGCCCTTGACCCTTCCGCTTCTTCGGCCGGGACATGACCTGCCCCGGGGCTAGCCATTGCAGTGGCTTTTTGTCTGCATACCCGGGACAGACGATGCCAGCGGTCCGGCACTTGTTGCAGACGGGTTGTTGACCGTCACACACGACCCGTCTCCGTCTGCACTCCCAGCAGTGCTGGTGACGCAGGTTAGCAAGATTGGGCATCCTGTGGGTGTTACCGACGTGGCTGAACGGGTGGATGCATCGTGGAGAGAGGAAACACGAGGGGGAAGTCGCAGTTTGGGAGTTGACCTTACACCAGagccaacctcacccctGCTCAAGGGGGGTTGGCCTTGTGGGTTGAAGCCTGCGGGGACAGGCATGCCTCCCGCTGTCttggcttcttggccatctATTCTCCTGAAAGGGGATGGTTCGAGATCTTTGTTCAGTGGGTCTTCACGGCCAACGATGGTCCAATGAGACGGCATGTCATGTAAGACGGCTATCGGATTCGAGAAAGCGAGGCACTGCCTTTGGAGTCTGGACTGGTGAAATGGGTGAGAGACTGATGAAAGGCGCGTCTCCGGTTCCATGGGTACCTAGATAGCCTTATAGGGCTGAAGAAATTGCGGATCACCTTTTCATCATGCCAGGGGTTTCCTGGATGCAAGGTTCAACACCCGAACTCTCAGCATATCAGCAACTCTCTCTCTTGCTAGGTAGCTTTCATCCATTAAAGTTGACCGGTACTCTGTACAAATGCCATATCCAacctcctttccctcccatCAAGAAGGCTGAATATCTAAGGTACTCCCAGTcaaccccccttcaccccagACAAAGAAAGAGGCATAATTACCCCTACAATAACTCACaggcagaagaaaaaggtcCCTTAGGCGGGTACTCGTCATACTCCTCCGGCGCACCCTGCGGCAGTTTATGCGAGTGGTGGCAGTgaaccttgaccttgggcgTGCAAGTGCACCACTGCTCCCGGGGGATGTTGTCCATAACCGACGGGATGTGGTGGCCGCAGCCTGTCCAGGTTGTTTTATCTACTCATATGTGTCAGTGATGAATAGGGAGGAGAAAATGGAGgcgagaaaaggggggtgagttgggagggggggggttgcgcaaaaggggggagggtgagaaTGTGGTGATGTGTGAAAGGGGGCAATGAGGAAGAAGCGATAATACATCCAAGCCCTGCCTTGAGGAGTAATTGAAGGTGTTGATGTGCAAAGCAAGCACGCAATGGAAAAGCGACGGGAGTTGGAAAGGGCACTTTCCCAAGAAGAGTAAAGAGAGTGCTAACCGGGCCATGAACGGCAATGATATTCCAAGGTGGCAGGAAGTTGACATACGGCAGTTTTCGCACTCTGATTTGTGACACATCTTAGCGGTTGTTTGCGATGGCTTCCGAGTATAATTGAGAAAGTGTCGTGGAGCAAGCGAGTCTTTGGGACGAAGAAGGTGTTCAAAATTACTCTGCGATAAAATGGTCCCTAGAGTGAGACGAAAATATTCTCATTGTTCATAATGATGACGTCGTTGTTGACGATGACCAGTCGGTGATGCAATGGCCATGAGGTTACCATAGAAACCTCAAATGAAGGGGCGGCAACAAATCCCTCGGGGGAAAAAAACAGGTAACTAAATATACACATTAAAGAGCAAACTGGCCCCGAACAACAAATTATACATTTaatcctcatcacctcactGGTGGAGATCCTCcgccccccttctcatcaaaaTCCTGTCACCATTCAGGGTACCCCCAGCCTTGGGGGTCTTGATAATCCCAGCCTCAACCAAATCCAACGCCAACTTGGTCAACAAACCATCGCAGCCCTTGGCAGCCATGACAGAGACGCCGACAGGGAAAAACTCATCATGGTTGGAGATGGCACTGAACCCTGTAACTTCACCCAGAGGGAAGACCACGTCGGGAATCTCGGTGTAAACACTGATTCTGCCGGCACTGAAGCCGAAGGGAACTCCAGGCTGGCTGCGATAGCGGTTGCGGGGATTCTGACCACCTTGTGAAGAAACGTAGAGGAACAGACCGGAAGAGCACTGcttctcatcatcgacaGGGGGGAGAATCTTTTCGTTGAACCAGGACATGAAGGTCGACTTTGCACGATAGGCCTCCTGGAGGACATCGTCCCCAATTGAGTCGCCGTAGCCCCAGCGGCTGAGCGGGACAGGGTTGACGAATGGGCGGCGGCCATCGTTGGCAGCTGCATACAGAGTTAGCGTAGATCACTCCGAGGAGTCAGGGGAAGTCATGCCAGCATAGTCACGGTAGAAGGGCTCACGAACAAGCTCAATCTGCtccttggtgatgagggtggcGTAGGTAGTGTTCAACAGCTGAGAGACGGTAAGAGCACCGGCTTCAGCAGGCTTGGACGCAGCCCACTCGCCCTCAAGGTTCAAAGGCGTCAGGCTGCCGCTGACGAACTTTGCAAGAGAGTCGGCAAAATCGAGAAGAATCTTTTGAGCATCGGTTCTCGCCGAAGTAGGAAAGTTGTAAGTCCAGATCTTGGTGGGATAGCTGGGCTTGGTCTTGGCGAGAGACTTGTAGTTCTTGCCATACATAGCTGCTTGGGCGTCCTCCCAGATCTGAGGGTCACGGACAAGGAAGCCGGGGGTGTCAAGAGTGGGAGAAAGAGGCATGACATTGTCCAGCGAGACCAGATTATGAGAGGGACGGTTGCCAAACAGACCCTGAACACCAGCCGGGCCACGAACAGACCCACCAGTATCACTGCCAAGGGCGATGTCGAGCCACTCGTAAGCCGCAACCGAGGCACCAGCAcccgacgaggatgaggaagtaTCCTGATACCCATCACCCCTGGGGTTGAATGGAGCGTGGTAGTCAACCCAGTCCGAAGTAGCAGACTCGCCGTTGGCGAACTGGGAGGTCTTTTGaagaccaacaaccaccgcaCCGGCATCGATGAGATTCT is drawn from Podospora pseudocomata strain CBS 415.72m chromosome 1 map unlocalized CBS415.72m_1, whole genome shotgun sequence and contains these coding sequences:
- a CDS encoding uncharacterized protein (EggNog:ENOG503PNTN; COG:S); this encodes MPNLANLRHQHCWECRRRRVVCDGQQPVCNKCRTAGIVCPGYADKKPLQWLAPGQVMSRPKKRKGQGRLPSLRPQVSCPSPKRQAPLTPPESQKRHRNHPATPPITPTLRPEMFDIIEAMLYYNARIYPDLQSHQLGPSQFVFPMLTVEDIPLSILHTLVSVTINHRIMQMSDCCPEIDLVKPILPRFYHHRGISIRAIHELLDAEETRRGLEAVVSVYAFLFAFLQQSMTPSWRTHVDGFMTLLEFHGGFLEIIDRCDQMRPSLVGLMITAVLANTTSPPDNQFQIADTVTTLRLTEDYYTEVYFPPMSCPTPLFIKLILINELRAREPSHPKTKQAALGILGQIELFSPEDWTSNLEKSVFASREEFLVIGRVFHASVALYCILSLVSTGALKSTQEVEVLRAKYAQALFSILETGMTTPRARKRMTWPLIVAGVEAARAGAGVQKYIGRCLVDMARDQGISPPLVAKRLLERFWVGGGERKWDDCWDGAYAFIM
- a CDS encoding uncharacterized protein (COG:G; EggNog:ENOG503NVR9), whose translation is MAISDRKLSARALSFSVLSFVANLASAKLASTGLSVNFNDVDYYISPFSSGKLDVSKKTLCNLKAPSVLGFKPVTIVNQEGVSEKDLTGLLSTWAQTDDVYQDAFADAVFVAESKGKKPRNVVAERAPKKDSKSIVSLKSTKIPSGPYFLEVSTGSVYPVYRLYEDFAGAFVESLIPTPEGKFQPLSAQTSGSASLTIGVPSRLYYTKTAEKPLAGVRIGIKDIYRLAGVKGSNGNRAWYNLYPASNYTGPAVQNLIDAGAVVVGLQKTSQFANGESATSDWVDYHAPFNPRGDGYQDTSSSSSGAGASVAAYEWLDIALGSDTGGSVRGPAGVQGLFGNRPSHNLVSLDNVMPLSPTLDTPGFLVRDPQIWEDAQAAMYGKNYKSLAKTKPSYPTKIWTYNFPTSARTDAQKILLDFADSLAKFVSGSLTPLNLEGEWAASKPAEAGALTVSQLLNTTYATLITKEQIELVREPFYPANDGRRPFVNPVPLSRWGYGDSIGDDVLQEAYRAKSTFMSWFNEKILPPVDDEKQCSSGLFLYVSSQGGQNPRNRYRSQPGVPFGFSAGRISVYTEIPDVVFPLGEVTGFSAISNHDEFFPVGVSVMAAKGCDGLLTKLALDLVEAGIIKTPKAGGTLNGDRILMRRGAEDLHQ